A window of the Negativicutes bacterium genome harbors these coding sequences:
- the hutH gene encoding histidine ammonia-lyase has product MEPAHIVCLRKSGLTIDDVVRVAREHAKVVLADEMVDLINTSRRMVDKMIAEQRVVYGITTGFGKFATVPIGPQDIQDLQKNLIMSHAVGVGDPLPEDVVRAMMLLRANSLSRGYSGIRLSTVQALLDALNAGLHPVIPEKGSLGSSGDLAPLSHMILPLLGMGEAIYQGQRLSGAAALVAAGLQPIVLEAKEGLALNNGTQCMTAISALTIADAEELLRVADLAAALTMESLNGIPGAFDPRIQAVRPHPGQMETAAILLSHLQGSQYTAANDHPRVQDAYALRCIPQVHGAIRDAIAYVKTVIETEINSVTDNPLIFCDTEEAISGGNFHGEPIALAMDFLGIAISELANISERRLERMVNPALSNGLPAFLIENGGVNSGFMIVQYSAASLVSENKVLAHPASVDSIPSSANQEDHVSMGTIAARKAREILENATHVLSMELMAGCQSVDLRGKKQLGHGTQPVYQAIRAKVTYLEKDRVMYEDLAAITALIKAKQLGSPAAHGQTGEQE; this is encoded by the coding sequence ATGGAGCCTGCGCATATTGTCTGTTTAAGGAAATCAGGATTAACCATTGATGACGTCGTTCGGGTAGCCCGTGAGCATGCGAAAGTTGTTCTGGCGGATGAAATGGTGGACTTAATCAATACTTCACGTCGGATGGTCGATAAAATGATCGCCGAGCAGCGTGTTGTCTATGGAATCACCACCGGATTCGGCAAATTTGCTACAGTACCCATCGGTCCGCAAGATATACAGGATTTACAAAAAAACCTGATCATGAGCCATGCGGTTGGGGTGGGCGATCCTCTGCCGGAAGATGTTGTGCGAGCTATGATGTTATTGCGGGCCAATTCCCTCAGCCGGGGTTATTCCGGAATTCGCTTAAGCACGGTGCAGGCTTTGTTGGATGCGCTCAATGCCGGCCTTCATCCCGTCATACCGGAAAAAGGTTCTCTCGGTTCCAGCGGTGATTTAGCGCCGCTGTCGCACATGATCCTGCCTCTGCTGGGCATGGGAGAGGCGATTTACCAGGGTCAGCGCCTGAGCGGTGCCGCCGCCTTGGTCGCTGCCGGTCTGCAGCCGATTGTTCTAGAAGCCAAAGAAGGGCTCGCATTGAATAACGGCACCCAGTGTATGACAGCTATTTCTGCCTTAACCATTGCCGATGCCGAGGAGTTGCTGCGGGTTGCCGATCTGGCTGCTGCTTTAACCATGGAGAGCTTAAATGGTATTCCCGGCGCCTTCGACCCGCGCATCCAGGCGGTGCGACCGCATCCCGGGCAAATGGAAACTGCAGCGATCTTGCTGTCACATTTGCAGGGTTCGCAATATACCGCTGCCAATGACCACCCAAGAGTGCAGGATGCTTATGCCCTGCGCTGTATCCCGCAGGTGCATGGCGCCATCCGCGATGCCATCGCTTATGTCAAAACAGTCATTGAGACAGAAATTAACAGTGTAACCGATAACCCTCTGATTTTCTGCGACACGGAAGAGGCGATTTCCGGCGGAAATTTCCATGGCGAACCGATTGCGCTGGCTATGGATTTCTTAGGGATCGCAATCTCGGAATTAGCGAACATTTCCGAACGCCGCTTGGAACGCATGGTGAATCCTGCTTTATCCAACGGACTGCCGGCTTTCTTGATTGAAAATGGCGGCGTCAACTCCGGCTTTATGATCGTGCAGTATTCTGCCGCTTCGCTGGTTTCGGAAAACAAGGTGCTGGCGCATCCGGCCAGCGTCGATTCGATCCCCAGTTCAGCCAATCAGGAGGATCATGTTTCGATGGGAACGATTGCTGCCCGCAAAGCGCGCGAAATCCTGGAGAACGCCACCCATGTTCTCTCCATGGAATTGATGGCAGGTTGTCAGAGCGTGGATTTGCGCGGCAAAAAGCAGCTCGGACATGGTACGCAGCCGGTCTATCAGGCAATCCGCGCCAAGGTGACTTATTTGGAAAAAGATCGCGTCATGTATGAGGATCTGGCGGCCATTACGGCGCTGATCAAAGCAAAGCAGTTGGGCTCTCCGGCTGCGCATGGCCAAACTGGCGAACAGGAGTGA
- the ftcD gene encoding glutamate formimidoyltransferase: protein MAQIVECIPNFSEGRRPEVIEAILDEIRSTPDCELLDSESDASHNRTVVTFTGTPEAALEAAFKATRKAAELIDLRRHTGEHPRMGATDVIPFVPVSGMTMKDCVKLANQLGRRIAEELQIPVYLYENAATRPERKNLAEIRRGQFEGLLEEIKKPERKPDFGPQVMHPTAGCVAVGARKPLVAFNVNLATDDLAIANAIARKIRGSSGGFMHVKALGVLLEERRQVQVSMNLVDYQKTSVYHAFEFVKREAARYGVGVVGSEIIGLLPMEALMEAAVWYLQVENFKPEQVLEKQVYRF from the coding sequence ATGGCTCAAATAGTTGAGTGTATCCCGAATTTTTCAGAAGGACGCCGACCCGAAGTGATTGAGGCGATTCTCGATGAAATCCGTTCTACACCGGACTGTGAATTATTGGATTCTGAATCGGATGCTTCCCATAATCGTACCGTGGTGACCTTTACCGGCACGCCGGAAGCGGCTCTCGAAGCTGCCTTCAAGGCGACGCGCAAAGCAGCCGAATTGATCGATCTGCGCCGTCATACCGGCGAGCATCCCCGCATGGGTGCGACCGATGTGATTCCTTTCGTGCCGGTCAGCGGTATGACGATGAAAGACTGTGTGAAATTAGCCAATCAATTAGGCCGGCGCATCGCGGAGGAGCTGCAGATTCCGGTTTATTTATATGAAAATGCAGCCACCCGACCGGAGCGAAAGAATCTGGCGGAGATCCGCCGCGGACAGTTTGAAGGTTTACTGGAAGAGATTAAAAAACCGGAGCGCAAGCCGGATTTTGGTCCGCAGGTGATGCACCCCACAGCTGGCTGTGTCGCAGTGGGTGCCCGCAAACCGTTGGTCGCGTTCAATGTCAATCTGGCAACCGACGATTTGGCAATTGCCAATGCCATTGCCAGAAAAATCCGCGGTTCTTCCGGCGGTTTTATGCATGTCAAAGCTTTGGGTGTGCTGTTGGAAGAGCGCCGGCAAGTGCAGGTTTCGATGAATCTGGTTGATTATCAGAAGACATCGGTTTATCATGCTTTTGAATTTGTCAAAAGAGAGGCGGCCCGCTACGGAGTCGGTGTGGTCGGTTCGGAAATCATCGGATTGCTGCCGATGGAAGCTTTAATGGAGGCGGCGGTCTGGTATTTGCAGGTGGAGAATTTCAAACCGGAGCAGGTATTGGAAAAACAAGTCTACCGCTTCTAG
- the hutI gene encoding imidazolonepropionase, translating into MDFILHNIGTLVSCAGHGSEPITGEALQDAGVQSGMAVAVKDGLIYEVGREKAILTLADARTKLVDAEGRLVMPGFVDPHTHLVYAGDRAHEWALKQQGVAYLEILRQGGGILNSVAKTRAAGKQALKQQTARRLQGMLQGGITTVEIKSGYGLDLEHELLQLQIMAELNGEQAMDIVPTFMGAHATPTEYLQDPGAYVDLVINEMLPAVAKQGIARFCDVFCETGVFSPADAKRILLAGMQYGLRAKVHADELAVSGGSALAAEIRAISADHLLETTDEAMAAMARAKVIGVCLPATSFNLANGKYARARRMIELGMAIALSTDANPGSSPTENMQFVLSLACLYLKLTPAEAILAATLNAAHAIGRADRVGSLEAGKQADLVLMDAPSLEYLPYHFAMNHVHRVYKRGLPVV; encoded by the coding sequence ATGGACTTTATTTTACACAATATCGGCACGCTGGTCAGCTGTGCCGGGCATGGCAGTGAACCCATTACAGGAGAAGCGCTGCAGGATGCGGGCGTTCAATCCGGCATGGCAGTGGCGGTCAAGGACGGTTTGATTTACGAAGTAGGCAGAGAAAAGGCGATTTTAACTTTGGCCGATGCCAGGACAAAGCTAGTGGATGCCGAAGGGCGGCTCGTGATGCCCGGTTTCGTCGATCCGCACACGCATTTGGTCTATGCTGGTGACCGTGCGCACGAATGGGCTCTGAAACAGCAGGGGGTAGCTTATCTGGAAATCCTCAGACAAGGCGGCGGCATCCTGAACAGCGTGGCCAAAACCCGCGCCGCCGGCAAGCAAGCGCTGAAGCAGCAGACAGCCAGGCGTCTGCAGGGAATGCTGCAGGGAGGCATTACCACCGTGGAAATCAAAAGCGGTTACGGCTTGGACCTCGAGCACGAGCTGCTGCAGCTGCAGATCATGGCGGAATTGAACGGGGAACAGGCGATGGATATCGTTCCTACTTTCATGGGAGCCCATGCCACTCCAACGGAGTATCTGCAGGATCCGGGCGCCTATGTTGATCTGGTCATCAATGAAATGCTTCCCGCTGTAGCCAAGCAAGGCATTGCCCGCTTCTGCGATGTGTTTTGCGAAACGGGTGTTTTCAGCCCGGCCGATGCCAAACGCATCCTGTTGGCCGGAATGCAGTACGGCTTACGTGCTAAGGTGCATGCCGATGAACTGGCGGTGAGCGGCGGCTCCGCTTTGGCGGCGGAAATACGGGCGATCTCTGCCGATCACTTGCTGGAGACAACGGATGAGGCGATGGCAGCGATGGCGCGCGCCAAGGTGATTGGCGTCTGTCTGCCGGCCACTTCGTTTAATCTCGCCAATGGCAAATATGCCAGAGCCCGCCGCATGATCGAACTCGGTATGGCCATTGCGCTCTCCACCGACGCCAATCCCGGTTCTTCACCAACCGAAAACATGCAGTTTGTCTTGTCGCTGGCCTGTCTGTATTTGAAGCTGACCCCGGCGGAAGCCATTTTAGCTGCAACTTTAAATGCTGCGCATGCCATCGGCAGGGCGGATCGGGTCGGCAGTCTCGAAGCTGGTAAGCAAGCCGATTTGGTCTTGATGGATGCGCCCAGCCTTGAATATTTACCCTATCACTTTGCCATGAATCATGTCCATCGTGTTTACAAACGTGGCTTACCGGTGGTTTAG
- the whiA gene encoding DNA-binding protein WhiA, translated as MSFAAKVKEELASKWDFRPCCYKAELAGMIDTIGTLTLSSLGLSLHIITQSGRVANRIYRLISEKMHFKAEIYSRQEERLYKVNSYLVAVNGTEQVRDLLRLLGKDEQMLLNSHSISDQVIQWDCCRHAYLRGVFLATGSLSDPIKKTYHLELITHWPEHAVQLCHLLDQHELNPHIIERKGSQVVYLKDSNCISDFLTMIGAINSMLEYENTRVLKETRNAINRTTNCEMANLDKVIEASLQQCAYISWLKRHGALSRLTPGLIQAAEGRLEHKNLSLKELGERLGISKSALNHRLRKLREFALEEGWQGEMEQEIEPDPEEEDVEC; from the coding sequence ATGTCTTTTGCGGCCAAGGTGAAAGAAGAATTGGCCAGCAAGTGGGATTTTCGGCCTTGCTGTTACAAAGCGGAACTGGCTGGGATGATCGACACCATTGGCACCCTGACGCTGTCGTCGCTGGGGCTTTCCCTGCATATCATCACCCAGAGCGGCCGCGTCGCCAATCGGATTTATCGGCTGATCAGTGAGAAGATGCACTTCAAAGCGGAAATCTATTCCCGCCAGGAAGAACGGCTTTATAAAGTCAACAGCTATCTGGTGGCGGTGAATGGTACGGAGCAAGTCCGGGATCTGCTGCGCCTGCTCGGCAAAGACGAGCAGATGCTGCTCAACTCGCATAGCATTTCCGACCAGGTGATTCAATGGGATTGCTGCCGGCATGCTTATTTACGCGGGGTTTTTTTGGCGACCGGTTCTTTAAGTGATCCGATCAAGAAAACCTATCATTTGGAATTAATCACGCACTGGCCGGAGCATGCGGTGCAGCTCTGTCATCTGCTGGATCAGCATGAGCTGAATCCGCATATCATCGAACGCAAAGGCAGCCAGGTGGTTTATCTGAAAGACAGCAACTGTATTTCGGATTTTCTGACCATGATTGGCGCCATCAATTCCATGCTGGAATATGAAAACACCCGTGTGCTGAAGGAAACCCGCAATGCGATCAATCGTACTACCAATTGTGAAATGGCCAATCTGGATAAGGTGATCGAAGCCTCGCTGCAGCAATGTGCCTATATCAGTTGGCTGAAACGGCACGGAGCGCTCAGCCGGCTGACGCCGGGTTTGATTCAAGCCGCCGAGGGCAGATTGGAACATAAAAATTTGTCTTTGAAAGAATTGGGAGAACGGCTCGGTATCAGCAAATCTGCTTTGAATCACCGTTTGCGAAAATTACGGGAATTTGCCCTGGAAGAAGGCTGGCAGGGTGAAATGGAGCAGGAAATCGAGCCGGATCCAGAGGAAGAGGATGTAGAATGTTAG
- a CDS encoding GNAT family N-acetyltransferase, with the protein MLEIVEAQLCHWPDIKEMLSRTADEDDYVLFTWQEWLQHPEKGMTFVALWDGKPVGTTHIAYLDEENCWLQGIRIAPEMQGKGIGKAMSANSVAFAKKKGFRVARCGIDADNHVSQHVTGLAGFVKVFDYQAYLKNDVRQPNTVRGNWEPAGEEEIAGYLAAMAKNPAALAANGFMVCFDFIALGKSDQMKEAILYDDQPHFYRYQENGQTLAWIDAFYGDEDDLAEQGYLIMGQVAQEPAIWQQALPAIEAEAVKHDCSAVMFWADDRDPVVDYLLKNGYRAKAGQGYQLWEQKL; encoded by the coding sequence ATGTTAGAAATCGTCGAAGCACAACTGTGTCATTGGCCGGATATTAAAGAAATGCTGTCGCGGACAGCGGATGAAGACGATTACGTACTTTTTACCTGGCAAGAGTGGCTGCAGCATCCGGAAAAGGGAATGACTTTTGTTGCTCTTTGGGACGGCAAGCCGGTGGGAACCACCCACATCGCCTATTTGGACGAGGAGAACTGCTGGCTGCAGGGGATTCGCATTGCGCCTGAAATGCAGGGCAAGGGCATTGGCAAAGCGATGTCTGCCAACAGCGTGGCTTTTGCCAAAAAGAAAGGGTTTCGCGTGGCTCGCTGCGGTATCGATGCCGATAATCATGTTTCTCAGCATGTCACGGGTCTGGCTGGATTTGTGAAAGTGTTTGATTATCAGGCTTATCTGAAAAATGATGTGCGGCAGCCAAACACGGTGAGGGGAAACTGGGAACCGGCCGGCGAAGAAGAGATTGCGGGTTATCTTGCAGCGATGGCAAAAAATCCTGCCGCGCTTGCCGCCAACGGGTTTATGGTTTGCTTTGATTTTATCGCGCTGGGTAAGAGCGATCAGATGAAAGAGGCGATCCTCTACGATGATCAGCCGCATTTTTACCGTTATCAGGAAAATGGTCAAACGCTGGCCTGGATCGATGCCTTTTACGGAGACGAAGATGATTTGGCAGAGCAAGGTTATTTGATTATGGGGCAGGTGGCGCAGGAACCTGCTATTTGGCAGCAGGCTTTGCCGGCGATTGAAGCAGAAGCAGTCAAACACGATTGCAGTGCTGTGATGTTCTGGGCGGATGATCGGGATCCGGTAGTGGATTATTTACTGAAAAACGGCTACCGGGCCAAAGCCGGCCAGGGTTATCAGTTGTGGGAACAAAAACTTTAA
- a CDS encoding phage Gp37/Gp68 family protein encodes MASWNLWHGCHKFSAGCLNCYVYRMDGRHQLDSSLVRKTNYFDLPLKRNRQGEYKIPSGETVYTCFTSDFFLEDADAWRPQAWQMMRQRSDLNFFFVTKRIHRMQECLPPDWGEGYANVTIGCTVENQEMVEYRLPLFLKAAIRTKLIICEPLLGPEDLSPFLTPQIREVVVGGESGVDVRVCDYAWVLQIREQCIAHRVAFHFKQTGANFIKEGRQYRIPRNLQGSQARKANIDYQPNGNGDALALRLMPQEKPIV; translated from the coding sequence ATGGCATCCTGGAATCTTTGGCATGGCTGTCATAAGTTCAGTGCAGGCTGTCTGAATTGCTATGTCTACCGGATGGATGGACGGCATCAATTGGACAGCAGTCTCGTAAGGAAAACCAACTATTTTGACTTGCCGCTCAAACGCAACCGTCAGGGCGAATATAAGATTCCGAGCGGAGAAACGGTTTACACCTGCTTCACTTCTGATTTTTTTCTGGAAGATGCCGATGCCTGGCGGCCGCAAGCCTGGCAGATGATGCGGCAACGTTCCGATCTGAACTTTTTCTTTGTGACGAAACGAATCCATCGCATGCAGGAATGTCTGCCGCCTGATTGGGGGGAAGGATATGCCAATGTGACGATTGGCTGCACGGTAGAAAATCAGGAGATGGTGGAATACCGTTTACCGCTTTTTCTCAAAGCTGCGATTCGCACGAAACTGATCATTTGTGAACCTTTGCTGGGACCGGAAGATCTTTCACCATTTCTGACGCCGCAGATTCGAGAAGTGGTGGTTGGCGGCGAGTCAGGGGTGGATGTGCGGGTTTGCGATTATGCCTGGGTGTTACAAATTCGGGAGCAGTGTATTGCGCATCGGGTTGCTTTTCATTTTAAGCAAACCGGAGCGAATTTTATCAAAGAGGGCAGACAGTATCGAATTCCCCGCAATTTGCAGGGCAGTCAGGCTAGAAAAGCCAACATCGATTATCAGCCAAATGGAAACGGCGATGCATTGGCGCTTAGGCTGATGCCACAGGAAAAACCGATTGTATAA